A part of Olleya sp. Bg11-27 genomic DNA contains:
- a CDS encoding DUF1572 family protein, giving the protein MNSHITSLIKQFDYYKTAGDKTLQQLSFNDMNWQSHDNSNSVSIIVKHMVGNMLSRWTNFLTEDGEKDWRQREQEFEATYTTKDQLIADWDKGWQCVYDAIKPLKNEDLERTVYIRNESHTVADAIFRQLGHYSYHIGQIAYIGVSIKNNDWQSLSIPKGQSVQFNSEKFSKPKA; this is encoded by the coding sequence ATGAATAGTCACATTACAAGTCTAATAAAACAGTTTGATTACTATAAAACTGCTGGAGATAAAACCCTTCAGCAGTTATCTTTTAATGACATGAATTGGCAATCTCACGACAATTCTAATAGTGTGTCTATAATTGTAAAACATATGGTTGGAAATATGTTAAGCCGATGGACTAACTTTTTAACCGAAGATGGTGAGAAAGACTGGCGCCAACGTGAACAAGAGTTTGAAGCAACTTACACGACCAAAGATCAACTTATTGCCGATTGGGACAAAGGATGGCAATGTGTGTATGATGCTATAAAACCACTTAAAAATGAAGATTTAGAGCGTACGGTTTACATCCGCAACGAAAGCCATACTGTAGCCGACGCCATATTTAGACAACTAGGCCATTACAGTTATCATATTGGTCAAATCGCCTATATTGGTGTTAGTATTAAAAATAACGACTGGCAGTCTTTATCGATACCAAAAGGACAATCGGTACAATTTAATTCAGAAAAATTTAGCAAACCTAAAGCCTAA
- a CDS encoding NAD(P)/FAD-dependent oxidoreductase, whose protein sequence is MNIPKSSFPRIVIIGGGFAGIALAKKLSKQEVQVVLLDKHNYHTFQPLLYQVSTGGLEPDSIAYPIRKVLQDFTNFYFRLAKVSEIDTVKNTIQTNIGELKFDYLVVASGSKTNYFGNKSIENNSMEMKTIPQSLNLRSLILENFEEALLTSDLNRRIALMSFVIVGAGPTGVELAGALAEIKKGILPKDYPDLDTRLAQIHLIQSGDTILKTMSPKASKKAEDFLEQLGVNVWKNVRVTSYDGTTVTTNSDLTFDSETVVWAAGVKGAAIKGLDAEQFVSRSNRILVNEFSQVKGLDHIFAVGDVAQMSSETVPHGHPMMAQPAIQQGKLLGDNILKLLEGKPMTPFVYKDRGSMATIGRNRAVVDLPKFKFQGVFAWFVWMFVHLFSLVGFRNRTVVFINWVYNYIRFDREARLIIRPYKKKLKS, encoded by the coding sequence ATGAATATACCTAAATCTAGTTTTCCACGAATTGTAATTATTGGTGGTGGTTTTGCTGGCATTGCGTTGGCTAAAAAATTATCTAAGCAAGAAGTGCAAGTCGTACTTTTGGATAAACACAATTATCATACCTTTCAGCCTTTATTATATCAGGTGTCTACAGGTGGTTTAGAGCCAGATTCTATTGCGTATCCTATTAGAAAAGTATTACAAGATTTTACTAATTTTTATTTTAGACTCGCAAAAGTATCAGAAATTGATACTGTAAAAAACACTATTCAAACTAATATAGGTGAACTTAAGTTTGATTATTTAGTGGTGGCTTCTGGATCTAAAACCAATTATTTTGGTAATAAATCTATCGAAAACAATAGTATGGAGATGAAAACCATACCACAATCCTTAAATTTAAGGAGTTTAATTCTGGAAAATTTTGAGGAGGCATTATTGACTTCTGATTTAAATCGTAGAATTGCACTAATGAGTTTTGTAATTGTTGGAGCAGGACCTACAGGTGTTGAATTGGCAGGTGCTTTAGCTGAAATTAAAAAAGGAATACTACCTAAGGATTACCCCGATTTAGATACGCGTTTAGCACAAATACATTTAATCCAATCTGGAGATACTATTTTAAAAACAATGAGTCCGAAGGCATCTAAAAAAGCTGAAGACTTTTTAGAACAGTTAGGTGTTAATGTTTGGAAAAATGTTAGAGTAACTAGTTATGATGGTACAACAGTAACCACAAATAGTGATTTGACATTTGATTCTGAAACTGTTGTTTGGGCTGCAGGGGTAAAAGGTGCTGCGATAAAAGGCTTAGATGCCGAACAATTTGTATCCAGAAGTAATAGAATTTTAGTTAACGAGTTTAGTCAAGTCAAAGGATTAGATCATATTTTTGCTGTGGGAGATGTGGCTCAAATGAGTTCTGAAACAGTACCTCATGGGCATCCAATGATGGCACAACCTGCCATACAACAAGGTAAATTATTAGGGGATAATATCTTAAAGTTATTAGAAGGTAAACCAATGACTCCTTTTGTTTATAAAGACAGGGGATCTATGGCGACTATAGGTCGAAATAGAGCAGTTGTAGATCTACCCAAATTTAAGTTTCAGGGCGTTTTTGCTTGGTTTGTTTGGATGTTTGTACACTTGTTTTCTTTAGTAGGTTTTAGAAACCGAACGGTGGTTTTTATTAACTGGGTGTACAATTATATTAGATTTGATAGAGAAGCGCGATTAATTATTAGACCTTATAAAAAGAAACTAAAATCTTAG
- the lpdA gene encoding dihydrolipoyl dehydrogenase: MSKYDVIVLGSGPGGYVAAIRASQLGLKTAVVEKESLGGICLNWGCIPTKALLKSAQVFEYLKHAEDYGLSVNGYDKDFNAVVKRSRGVAEGMSNGVKFLMKKNKIDVIEGFGTLKAGKKIEVEGKEYAADHIIIATGARSRELPSLPQDGKKVIGYRQAMTLPEQPKKLIVVGSGAIGVEFAYFYNSMGTEVTIVEYLDKIVPVEDDDVSKQLERSFKKSGIKIMTSAEVTSVNTSGDGVKATVKTKKGEEVLEADIVLSAVGIKSNIENIGLEAVGIAVDRDKILVNDYYQTNIPGYYAIGDITPGQALAHVASAEAILCVEKIAGMHVEALDYGNIPGCTYASPEIASVGLTEKQAKEQGFDIKVGKFPFSASGKASAAGAKDGFVKVIFDAKYGEWLGCHMIGAGVTDMIAEAVLGRKLETTGHEVLKTVHPHPTMSEAVMEAVADAYGEVIHL, encoded by the coding sequence ATGAGTAAATACGATGTAATTGTACTTGGAAGTGGTCCAGGAGGATACGTAGCTGCTATTAGAGCATCTCAATTAGGTTTAAAAACTGCTGTTGTAGAAAAAGAAAGTCTTGGTGGTATCTGCCTAAATTGGGGTTGTATTCCTACCAAAGCTTTATTAAAATCAGCACAAGTTTTTGAATATTTAAAACATGCTGAAGATTATGGCTTATCTGTTAATGGTTATGATAAAGATTTTAACGCTGTAGTTAAACGTAGTCGTGGTGTAGCTGAAGGCATGAGCAACGGTGTTAAGTTTTTAATGAAAAAAAACAAGATTGATGTTATTGAAGGTTTTGGAACATTAAAAGCTGGAAAGAAAATTGAAGTCGAAGGAAAAGAATATGCTGCAGATCATATTATAATAGCTACTGGAGCACGCTCTAGAGAATTACCTAGCTTACCTCAAGATGGTAAAAAAGTAATAGGCTACAGACAAGCTATGACATTACCGGAACAACCTAAAAAGTTAATTGTTGTAGGATCTGGTGCTATTGGTGTTGAGTTTGCTTATTTCTATAACTCTATGGGAACAGAAGTCACTATAGTAGAATATCTTGATAAAATTGTTCCTGTTGAAGATGACGATGTGTCTAAACAACTAGAACGTAGTTTTAAGAAAAGTGGTATAAAAATTATGACTTCTGCGGAAGTTACTAGTGTTAATACTTCTGGAGATGGTGTAAAAGCGACTGTCAAAACTAAAAAAGGAGAAGAAGTATTAGAAGCTGATATCGTATTATCTGCTGTTGGTATAAAATCTAACATAGAAAATATTGGACTAGAAGCTGTTGGTATTGCAGTAGATAGAGATAAAATCTTAGTAAATGATTATTACCAAACTAACATCCCTGGATACTATGCTATTGGAGATATTACTCCTGGTCAAGCCTTGGCGCATGTTGCCTCTGCTGAAGCCATTTTATGTGTAGAAAAAATTGCAGGAATGCATGTGGAAGCATTAGACTACGGTAATATACCTGGTTGTACTTATGCTAGCCCAGAAATTGCAAGTGTTGGTTTAACTGAAAAACAAGCCAAAGAACAAGGTTTTGATATAAAAGTTGGAAAATTCCCATTCTCTGCGTCAGGTAAAGCAAGTGCTGCTGGAGCAAAAGATGGTTTTGTAAAAGTAATTTTTGATGCTAAATATGGCGAGTGGTTAGGTTGTCATATGATTGGCGCTGGTGTTACGGACATGATTGCTGAAGCAGTTTTAGGACGTAAATTAGAGACTACAGGACACGAAGTATTAAAAACGGTACATCCACACCCTACAATGAGTGAAGCAGTTATGGAAGCTGTTGCAGATGCTTATGGCGAAGTCATACATTTATAA
- the aroQ gene encoding type II 3-dehydroquinate dehydratase, translated as MKKLIIINGPNLNLLGKREPNIYGSLSFTEFLDEIKAKYPNATIEHFQSNIEGELIDKIQDVGFSYDGIILNAAAYTHTSIAIGDAVKAIETPVVEVHISNTFGREEFRHQSFVSPNAKGIILGFGLQSYELAIQSFL; from the coding sequence ATGAAAAAACTAATCATAATAAACGGACCAAATTTAAACTTGCTAGGTAAGCGAGAACCTAATATATACGGTAGCTTATCTTTTACAGAGTTTTTAGATGAAATTAAAGCAAAGTATCCTAATGCAACTATTGAGCATTTCCAATCTAATATAGAAGGAGAGTTGATTGATAAAATTCAGGACGTCGGTTTTAGTTACGATGGTATTATTTTAAATGCTGCCGCATACACACATACGTCTATTGCAATTGGAGATGCTGTTAAAGCTATCGAAACACCAGTTGTAGAAGTACACATTTCTAATACGTTTGGTAGGGAAGAGTTTAGACATCAATCGTTCGTGTCTCCTAATGCCAAAGGAATTATATTAGGGTTTGGTTTACAGAGTTACGAATTAGCGATACAAAGCTTTCTGTAG
- a CDS encoding outer membrane beta-barrel protein encodes MKKLLFTAAVAVLGFTSVNAQDEMTTVGGFEEGDVFVEGNFGFGSTNDKNTEIKTSSFDFNPKVGYFLSDELAVGVELSLNTDKTTDDVADSENKNNTFGAGVFARYYFLELGKRFKTYGEFGVDFDSSKNEQTVASTSSEFKTNGFGAGLGLGMNYFVTENFAINFGLTDILAYRSDKADVDGAEAVTSFGSNVNVFNNFFATTQFGVTWKF; translated from the coding sequence ATGAAAAAATTATTATTTACAGCTGCTGTTGCAGTATTAGGTTTTACAAGTGTTAATGCACAAGATGAAATGACTACAGTTGGTGGTTTCGAAGAAGGTGATGTATTTGTTGAAGGGAACTTCGGTTTTGGTTCTACTAATGATAAAAATACAGAAATTAAAACATCTAGTTTTGATTTTAACCCAAAAGTAGGTTATTTTTTATCTGATGAATTAGCAGTAGGAGTTGAGTTATCTTTAAACACTGACAAAACGACTGATGACGTTGCAGATTCAGAAAACAAGAATAATACTTTTGGAGCAGGTGTATTTGCACGTTACTACTTCTTAGAATTAGGAAAACGTTTTAAAACTTATGGTGAATTTGGAGTTGATTTTGATTCTTCAAAAAATGAGCAGACTGTTGCTTCTACATCTTCTGAATTTAAAACTAATGGTTTTGGTGCTGGATTAGGTTTAGGAATGAACTATTTTGTTACTGAGAATTTTGCAATTAACTTTGGTTTAACTGATATCTTAGCATATAGATCTGATAAAGCTGATGTAGATGGTGCTGAAGCAGTTACTTCATTTGGTAGTAACGTAAATGTATTCAACAACTTTTTCGCAACAACTCAGTTTGGTGTTACTTGGAAGTTCTAA
- the xerD gene encoding site-specific tyrosine recombinase XerD has product MKWQNALHDYTLYLKIERGLSINSINSYVLDVKKLLSYLEDNAIAVSPITIDTTTIKQFVYEVAKSLNARSQSRLISGLKGFFNYLIFEDYRKDNPVDTIDSPKIGRKLPDTLSENEINQLISAIDLSHPQGERNRAILEVLYSCGLRVSELTSLKISDLFFDEGFIKVTGKGDKQRFVPILDDTQNYINIYKNQVRNHLKIHPEHQDILFLNRRGKQLTRAMIFTIIKDLAVKIDLSKTISPHTFRHSFATHLLENGADLRAIQLMLGHESITTTEIYTHVDRSQLTAVINNFHPRK; this is encoded by the coding sequence ATGAAATGGCAAAACGCATTACACGATTATACACTATATCTAAAAATAGAAAGAGGTCTTTCTATTAACTCTATAAACAGTTATGTGCTTGATGTAAAAAAATTACTATCGTATTTAGAAGACAATGCAATCGCCGTCTCTCCTATCACTATAGATACCACTACAATCAAACAATTTGTTTATGAAGTTGCTAAATCGCTTAATGCTAGATCACAATCTAGGCTAATTTCAGGTTTGAAAGGGTTCTTTAATTATCTAATCTTTGAAGATTATCGCAAAGACAACCCTGTAGACACTATAGACTCGCCTAAAATTGGACGTAAGCTTCCAGATACGTTAAGTGAAAATGAAATAAATCAATTAATTAGCGCTATTGATTTAAGCCATCCACAAGGCGAGCGTAATAGAGCTATTCTAGAGGTACTATATAGTTGCGGTTTACGAGTAAGCGAGCTAACCAGTTTAAAAATATCTGATTTATTTTTTGATGAAGGTTTTATAAAAGTTACTGGTAAAGGAGACAAACAACGCTTTGTACCTATTTTGGACGATACACAAAACTATATTAACATTTATAAAAATCAAGTTAGAAATCATTTAAAAATCCACCCAGAGCATCAGGATATTTTATTTTTAAATAGACGTGGTAAACAATTAACTAGAGCTATGATTTTTACTATTATTAAAGACTTAGCTGTCAAAATTGATTTAAGCAAAACAATATCCCCTCACACCTTTAGACACTCTTTCGCGACACATCTTCTAGAAAACGGAGCCGATTTAAGAGCCATACAATTAATGCTGGGTCATGAAAGTATTACCACTACAGAAATATACACACATGTGGACCGAAGCCAACTAACTGCGGTTATCAATAATTTTCATCCCAGAAAATAA
- a CDS encoding PAS domain-containing protein, with protein sequence MSELYNGIQLNPTISNENEKYQLALGISKVGIWDYCAASNKIFFSKPSKSIIGLEDDATFGNNANDWNNRVHPEDREKYFKDFQDHLKGKKTIYENKHRVLHKDGSYRWILDRGQIIEKDKNGQASRIIGSHVDITEYSENERKVQETLNLVVKQNSKLQNFAHIVTHNLKQHAGNFESLLSLYEQADSKSEKKQMFDYLKTLSNSLSSTITNLNEIVTVQSKQKAQTNKLYISKETELILKELDYFIKDNNATVINKTEIDCYLFFNTSYFQSILQNLILNAIKYKHPNRNPEVTIISTCSKNTIEIKVSDNGLGIDLDKFGEDIFGLYKTFHTNHDSEGVGLYLVKNQIEAFGGTIKVDSEVNKGTTFTINIPNSIN encoded by the coding sequence ATGTCTGAGTTATATAACGGAATTCAACTAAATCCTACTATATCTAATGAAAATGAGAAATACCAACTTGCATTAGGCATTAGTAAAGTTGGAATATGGGATTATTGCGCTGCTTCTAATAAGATTTTTTTCTCTAAACCTTCCAAATCTATTATTGGTCTAGAAGACGATGCCACTTTTGGTAATAATGCAAACGACTGGAATAATCGTGTACATCCTGAAGATAGAGAAAAATACTTCAAAGACTTTCAAGATCACTTAAAAGGTAAAAAAACTATATACGAGAATAAGCATAGAGTATTACATAAAGACGGCTCTTATAGATGGATATTAGATCGCGGTCAGATTATTGAAAAAGACAAAAATGGCCAAGCTTCTAGAATTATTGGATCTCATGTTGATATTACAGAATATTCCGAAAATGAGCGAAAGGTACAAGAAACTTTAAATTTAGTCGTTAAACAAAATAGTAAACTGCAAAATTTCGCACATATTGTGACACATAACTTAAAGCAACATGCTGGTAATTTTGAGAGCCTACTTAGTCTTTACGAACAAGCAGATTCTAAATCTGAAAAAAAACAGATGTTTGATTATCTAAAAACACTGTCAAATTCGTTATCAAGTACTATCACTAACTTAAATGAAATCGTTACTGTGCAATCCAAACAGAAAGCGCAAACAAATAAACTTTACATATCTAAAGAAACTGAACTCATTTTAAAAGAACTAGATTATTTTATAAAAGACAATAATGCTACCGTAATAAATAAAACAGAAATCGATTGTTATCTCTTTTTTAATACATCTTACTTCCAAAGTATATTACAGAACTTAATATTAAACGCAATTAAGTATAAACACCCTAATCGTAATCCAGAAGTAACAATCATAAGTACATGCTCTAAAAACACAATAGAAATAAAAGTATCAGATAATGGTCTTGGTATAGATTTAGACAAATTTGGAGAAGATATTTTTGGTTTGTATAAAACATTTCACACTAATCACGACTCGGAAGGTGTTGGTTTATATCTAGTTAAAAATCAAATTGAAGCATTTGGTGGCACTATAAAGGTTGATAGTGAAGTAAATAAAGGGACTACTTTTACTATAAATATACCTAATTCTATAAATTAA
- a CDS encoding sensor histidine kinase translates to MENIKTNNLLNDQKWKFALKNSEIGVWDWNSKTNEVFYSKESKKIIGFDDNEISSDSSEWDDRVHPEDRHDYFEDFENHINGTNTEYVNVHRILHKDDSYRWILDKGRIIERDTAGNPLRIIGTHTDITKQKESEFSLKKSIDVITVQNNRLKSFAHIVSHNLKQHAGNFENILKFHEDADSEVEKQEMFRHLRTISKSLTKTLSSLSQIVTIQSKKNTIDTKIRVGNEVNLVIEELTFIISESSTTIYNNVKHNCNIHFSSAYLHSILQNLITNAIKYKHPDRNPEITIDSNCFDDTLELTITDNGKGIDLDKFGKDIFGLYKTFHTNQDAEGVGLYLVKNQLEAFGGSITVQSKIDIGTSFKIVIPSYKKILL, encoded by the coding sequence ATGGAAAATATAAAAACTAACAACCTCTTAAATGACCAAAAATGGAAATTCGCATTGAAAAACTCGGAAATTGGTGTTTGGGATTGGAACTCGAAAACAAATGAAGTCTTTTATTCAAAAGAATCTAAAAAAATAATTGGATTTGATGATAACGAAATAAGTTCTGATTCTTCAGAATGGGATGATCGTGTCCACCCTGAAGATAGACACGATTATTTTGAAGATTTTGAAAACCATATTAATGGCACAAACACAGAATATGTAAATGTCCACAGAATATTGCATAAAGATGACAGTTATAGATGGATTTTAGATAAAGGACGTATTATCGAACGTGATACAGCAGGAAACCCTTTAAGAATTATAGGCACACACACGGATATAACAAAACAAAAAGAAAGTGAATTTTCTTTAAAAAAATCTATAGACGTTATTACAGTTCAAAATAACAGACTAAAAAGCTTTGCCCACATTGTATCTCACAACTTAAAACAACATGCTGGTAATTTTGAAAACATTTTAAAGTTTCATGAAGACGCTGATTCGGAAGTTGAAAAGCAAGAAATGTTTAGACACTTAAGAACCATATCAAAATCTCTGACTAAAACATTAAGTAGTTTAAGTCAAATTGTAACGATTCAATCTAAAAAAAATACAATAGACACAAAAATACGAGTAGGTAATGAAGTTAATCTTGTTATAGAAGAACTAACCTTTATCATATCAGAAAGTAGCACTACCATTTATAATAATGTAAAACACAATTGTAATATCCATTTCAGCTCTGCTTATTTACATAGTATTTTGCAAAATTTGATTACTAACGCGATCAAATATAAACACCCCGATCGTAATCCAGAAATCACAATAGATTCTAATTGTTTTGATGACACTTTAGAACTTACCATAACTGATAATGGAAAAGGTATAGATTTAGACAAATTTGGAAAAGATATATTCGGTCTATATAAAACCTTCCATACTAATCAAGATGCAGAAGGTGTAGGCTTATATCTAGTCAAAAATCAACTTGAAGCCTTTGGTGGTAGCATAACCGTACAAAGTAAAATTGACATTGGTACTAGCTTTAAAATAGTAATACCATCATATAAAAAAATCCTGCTCTAA
- the rny gene encoding ribonuclease Y: protein MDKTILIIAGIAIGAIIGFIVAKILERNNASKLIKGAKKSASAILKEAKVEGDGIKKDKILQAKEKFLELKAEHEKVILSRDKKMADTEKRVRDKESQVSSELSKNKKLNTDIESKVKDYNHRLDVLDKKQEELDRLHKSQVEQLEVISSLSADEAKSQLVESLKGEAKSDAMAYIQDKMEEAKLTAQQDAKKIIINTIQRIGTEEAVDNCVSVFNIESDDVKGRIIGREGRNIRAIEAATGVEIIVDDTPEAIILSCFDSVRREVARLSLHKLVTDGRIHPARIEEVVKKTQKQIEQEIIEVGKRTVIDLGIHGLHPELIKMVGRMKYRSSYGQNLLQHSREVAKLCGVMAAELGLNPKLAKRAGLLHDIGKVPDAEADMETPHAILGMQWAEKYGEKEEVCNAIGAHHDEIEMKSLLSPIIQVCDAISGARPGARRQVLDSYIQRLKDLEEIAFGFNGVKKAYAIQAGRELRVIVESEKVSDQIAADLSFSISQKIQTDMTYPGQVKVTVIRETRAVNIAK, encoded by the coding sequence ATGGATAAAACAATTTTAATTATAGCAGGTATTGCAATAGGAGCCATAATAGGTTTTATAGTCGCTAAAATATTAGAGCGCAACAATGCATCAAAACTTATTAAAGGTGCTAAAAAATCAGCTTCAGCAATACTAAAGGAAGCTAAGGTGGAAGGAGATGGTATTAAAAAAGATAAAATACTTCAAGCAAAAGAAAAATTTTTAGAGCTTAAAGCGGAGCATGAAAAGGTGATTTTATCACGTGACAAAAAAATGGCTGACACAGAAAAACGTGTGAGAGATAAGGAGTCACAAGTATCTAGTGAATTATCTAAAAATAAAAAGCTAAATACTGATATAGAAAGTAAAGTAAAAGATTATAATCATAGACTTGATGTTTTAGATAAAAAACAAGAAGAGTTAGATAGACTACATAAAAGTCAGGTCGAGCAATTAGAGGTTATTTCTAGTCTGTCTGCGGATGAAGCTAAATCTCAATTAGTAGAGTCTTTAAAAGGGGAAGCAAAAAGTGATGCTATGGCTTATATCCAAGATAAAATGGAAGAAGCTAAATTGACAGCACAACAAGATGCTAAAAAAATAATTATTAATACTATACAACGTATTGGAACAGAGGAAGCGGTTGATAACTGTGTTTCTGTATTCAATATTGAAAGTGATGATGTTAAAGGTCGTATTATTGGTCGTGAAGGACGAAATATTCGTGCAATTGAAGCAGCAACGGGAGTGGAGATTATTGTAGATGATACGCCAGAGGCAATTATATTATCATGCTTTGATTCGGTTAGAAGAGAAGTTGCACGTTTATCTCTTCATAAATTAGTAACAGATGGTCGTATTCACCCAGCGCGCATTGAAGAAGTTGTTAAGAAGACACAAAAACAGATTGAACAAGAAATTATCGAAGTTGGTAAGCGTACGGTTATCGATTTAGGTATTCATGGTTTACATCCAGAATTAATAAAAATGGTAGGGCGTATGAAGTATCGTTCGTCTTACGGTCAAAACTTATTACAACACTCGCGTGAAGTTGCTAAACTTTGTGGTGTAATGGCTGCCGAATTAGGTTTAAATCCAAAATTAGCTAAGCGTGCCGGATTATTACATGATATTGGTAAAGTGCCAGATGCTGAAGCAGACATGGAAACACCACATGCTATTTTAGGTATGCAGTGGGCTGAGAAGTATGGAGAGAAAGAAGAAGTGTGTAATGCTATTGGGGCTCACCACGACGAGATTGAAATGAAATCGTTATTGTCACCAATCATACAGGTTTGTGATGCTATTTCGGGAGCACGTCCTGGAGCAAGACGTCAAGTATTGGATAGTTATATCCAACGTTTAAAAGATTTAGAAGAAATTGCTTTTGGATTTAACGGTGTTAAAAAAGCATACGCAATACAAGCAGGTAGAGAATTACGTGTTATTGTAGAAAGTGAAAAAGTAAGTGACCAAATTGCTGCAGATTTATCGTTTAGTATTTCCCAGAAAATACAAACAGATATGACGTATCCTGGTCAAGTAAAAGTTACAGTAATTAGAGAAACTAGAGCGGTTAATATAGCGAAGTAA
- a CDS encoding cell division protein ZapA: MADTLKIKLSIANRVYPLTITPSQEEGLRAAAKKIETMITQFEQSYSVRDKQDVLAMCALQFASQVEQKALDKDHVTEHVHDKLNTLNDMLDSHLSL; the protein is encoded by the coding sequence ATGGCAGACACGCTTAAAATAAAATTATCTATAGCAAATAGAGTCTATCCATTAACTATTACACCTAGTCAAGAAGAAGGATTGCGCGCCGCCGCAAAGAAGATAGAGACTATGATTACCCAGTTTGAGCAGAGCTATTCTGTGAGAGACAAACAAGATGTTTTAGCCATGTGTGCATTACAATTTGCGAGTCAAGTAGAGCAGAAGGCACTAGATAAAGACCATGTGACAGAACATGTACACGATAAGTTAAATACTTTAAATGATATGTTGGATTCACATCTTAGTTTATAA